A DNA window from Hevea brasiliensis isolate MT/VB/25A 57/8 chromosome 2, ASM3005281v1, whole genome shotgun sequence contains the following coding sequences:
- the LOC131177905 gene encoding uncharacterized protein LOC131177905: MDPARSWMYARKLQDGQLNPEFVKGLEAFIKFACSKPEFMDASKIRCPCKKCINRKYLNVDDVTLHLMRWGFRPNYHEWTTHGESPIPSMIAAEVTLPSAELFQSDNNMYHNLVFDAAGPQFQNMGSDAPSPDIAFENMEEPPNLNAQKFYDMLNAAEEELWPGCERHSQLSAVARMLNIKSEHHLSEKCYDAIVNFISEILPDDNQFIDSFYKTKKLIRGLGQPVEKIDCCKLGCMIYWGEDINLTECKFCGQTRYKSQCGTEKERVPCKKMYYFPLTPRLQRLYASEATAAHMRWHDEHNMEDDVMCHPSDSEAWKHFNRTHSLLASESRNVRLGLCTDGFQPFGQLGQQYSCWPVIITPYNLPPGMCMKEPYLFLSVIIPGSQNPKQ; the protein is encoded by the coding sequence ATGGATCCGGCAAGGAGTTGGATGTATGCTAGGAAGCTACAAGATGGACAACTGAACCCAGAGTTTGTTAAAGGATTGGAAGCATTTATCAAATTTGCTTGTAGTAAGCCAGAATTTATGGATGCGAGTAAAATCAGATGTCCATGTAAAAAGTGCATAAATCGAAAATATCTAAATGTGGATGATGTCACATTACATCTTATGAGGTGGGGGTTTAGACCAAATTATCATGAATGGACTACACATGGTGAATCACCAATTCCATCAATGATTGCCGCTGAAGTGACACTTCCAAGTGCAGAACTTTTTCAGAGTGATAATAATATGTACCATAATTTAGTGTTTGATGCTGCCGGTCCCCAATTTCAAAATATGGGTTCAGATGCTCCTTCTCCAGATATTGCATTTGAGAATATGGAAGAACCACCCAATCtaaatgcacaaaaattttaTGACATGCTAAATGCAGCTGAAGAGGAATTGTGGCCTGGTTGTGAAAGACATTCACAATTATCAGCTGTAGCTCGTATGTTAAATATTAAGTCAGAGCATCATTTGTCTGAGAAATGCTACGATGCAATTGTGAATTTCATTAGTGAAATATTACCCGATGATAATCAATTTATTGACAGTTTCTATAAGACAAAGAAGCTTATACGTGGGTTAGGTCAAccagttgagaaaattgattgttgCAAGCTTGGTTGCATGATTTATTGGGGGGAAGATATCAATTTAACAGAATGCAAATTTTGTGGGCAGACAAGATACAAGTCTCAATGTGGGACAGAGAAGGAAAGAGTACCATGTAAGAAAATGTATTATTTTCCTCTGACACCAAGGCTTCAAAGACTTTATGCTTCTGAGGCAACAGCTGCACACATGCGATGGCATGATGAGCATAACATGGAAGATGATGTCATGTGTCATCCATCTGATTCTGAGGCATGGAAGCACTTTAACCGTACCCATTCACTGCTTGCAAGTGAAAGTCGAAATGTTAGACTGGGTCTGTGTACTGATGGTTTTCAACCATTTGGACAGTTAGGACAACAATACTCGTGTTGGCCAGTAATAATTACACCTTACAACTTGCCTCCTGGTATGTGTATGAAAGAGCCTTATTTGTTTTTATCAGTAATAATACCTGGATCGCAAAATCCCAAGCAATGA
- the LOC110665227 gene encoding uncharacterized protein LOC110665227, producing MRVALMWTISDFPAYSMLSGWSTAGRLACPYCMDHLDAFSLSHGGKISWFDNHRKFLPDNHPFRRNRVNFLKGKVCISESPPILSSEDTFLQIEDLGLRRVIDSDGEAVNSIIARNTGWRKKSIFWDLPYWSSNLIRHNLDVMHIEKNVFENTFNTVMNIEGKTKDNAKAREDVAHLCRRKELERNLQTGKYPKACYVLDKQQKQVLCEWVKNLKFPDGYVSNMGRCVDMHKYKLFGMKSHDCHVFMQRLLPIAFRELLPNTVWQALTELSFFFKHLTSTNIKVQDMKRLELEIPIIICKLERIFPPAFFDSMEHLPIHLPYEAKIAGPVQYRWMYPFERFLRHLKQNVKNKAKVEGSICNAYLVEEASNFCAHYFEPHVLTRDQQVPRNDDGGDDANIEGNLLIFNYPGRPYGRAKTKVLADDEYKAAQIYVLLNCPEIDTYVNLFLTELRQTSHNISDAEINEALENKFAYWFKSYARHSNIENKFIKDLAEGPLRSVKSYPMYFINGYRFHTSSHGANRSTMNSGFCIRGSTYDDNSNDYYGILKEVVQIEYPALPIKRTILFKCEWFDLTPDVGIKVHKQYNIVDINLRKRLNKYEPFILASQAEQVVYLPYPSLRRDKADWHAVCKVKPRSIVIMPQTNLTEQMSDQAFQDEAVEVFQIDTQVEGEQIGPLNDPSGEPLELIAAEEEELLDETNLDFTTESDEEDEEELHEYDDDIE from the exons ATGAGGGTTGCTTTGATGTGGACAATTAGTGATTTTCCTGCATATTCAATGCTCTCCGGGTGGAGCACTGCAGGGAGATTAGCATGTCCATACTGCATGGATCACTTAGATGCATTTTCACTTAGTCATGGAGGGAAAATTAGTTGGTTTGACAATCATCGTAAGTTTCTTCCAGATAACCATCCATTTAGACGGAACAGGGTAAATTTCCTTAAAGGAAAAGTATGCATATCTGAGTCTCCTCCAATTTTAAGTAGTGAAGACACTTTTTTGCAAATAGAAGATTTAGGACTGAGGAGAGTAATAGACAGTGATGGTGAAGCGGTTAATTCAATCATAGCTAGAAACACTGGTTGGCGAAAAAAGAGCATATTTTGGGATTTACCATATTGGTCTTCTAATCTCATACGTCATAATTTAGATGTCATGCATATTGAGAAAAATGTCTTTGAGAATACATTCAATACAGTGATGAATATAGAAGGAAAAACGAAGGATAATGCAAAAGCCAGGGAAGATGTGGCACATTTATGTCGTAGAAAAGAATTGGAGAGAAATTTGCAAACGGGTAAATATCCAAAGGCATGTTATGTTCTTGATAAACAGCAGAAGCAGGTTTTATGTGAGTGGGTGAAAAACCTTAAGTTTCCAGATGGTTATGTGTCTAACATGGGAAGGTGTGTTGATATGCATAAGTACAAGCTTTTTGGCATGAAAAGTCATGATTGTCATGTATTTATGCAGAGGTTATTACCCATTGCATTTCGTGAGCTCCTTCCAAATACAGTTTGGCAAGCATTGACTGAGTTGAGCTTTTTTTTCAAACATCTTACTTCTACAAATATTAAGGTTCAAGATATGAAGCGTCTGGAATTAGAAATTCCCATTATTATTTGCAAATTAGAGCGCATATTTCCTCCTGCCTTCTTTGACTCAATGGAGCATCTTCCCATCCATTTGCCATATGAAGCAAAAATTGCAGGCCCAGTACAATATCGATGGATGTATCCTTTTGAGAG ATTTCTACGCCATTTGAAGCAAAATGTAAAGAATAAAGCAAAAGTAGAAGGTTCAATATGTAATGCATACTTAGTTGAAGAAGCATCTaatttttgtgctcattattttgAACCTCATGTATTAACACGGGATCAACAAGTACCCCGTAATGATGATGGTGGGGATGATGCTAATATCGAAGGTAATTTATTAATCTTCAACTATCCCGGTCGACCATATGGCAGAGCAAAAACGAAAGTGTTGGCTGATGATGAATATAAGGCTGCTCAAATATATGTCCTCCTAAATTGCCCTGAAATTGACACATATGTCAA TTTGTTCTTGACTGAGTTGCGACAGACATCCCACAATATTAGTGATGCAGAAATTAATGAAGCATTAGAAAACAAATTTGCATATTGGTTCAAATCTTAT GCAAGGCATTCAAACATTGAGAACAAATTCATTAAGGATTTAGCGGAGGGGCCATTGAGAAGTGTGAAATCATATCCTATGTATTTCATAAATGGTTATAGATTTCACACAAGCAGTCATGGTGCTAATCGATCTACGATGAATAGCGGATTTTGCATTAGGGGTTCAACATACGATGACAACTCTAATGATTACTATGGAATCTTGAAAGAAGTAGTTCAAATAGAGTATCCTGCATTACCAATAAAGAGAACTATTCTTTTCAAGTGTGAATGGTTTGATCTAACTCCGGATGTCGGTATTAAGGTTCACAAACAGTATAACATTGTGGATATCAATCTTCgaaaaagattaaataaatatgAACCGTTCATACTTGCTTCGCAAGCTGAACAAGTGGTTTACCTCCCTTATCCTAGCTTGAGACGAGACAAGGCTGACTGGCATGCAGTGTGTAAAGTCAAGCCTAGGTCCATTGTTATCATGCCTCAGACAAACTTAACGGAGCAAATGTCTGATCAAGCATTTCAAGATGAGGCAGTTGAGGTGTTTCAAATTGATACACAAGTAGAAGGTGAACAAATTGGACCCCTAAATGATCCAAGTGGTGAACCACTAGAGCTTATAGCTGCTGAAGAAGAGGAACTACTGGATGAGACAAATCTAGATTTTACAACAGAaagtgatgaagaagatgaagaagaacttCATGAATATGATGATgatattgaataa